gttgtccatactcgaaacgatccccggcaacggcgccaaaaacatggtgcacgaaattgtgatcatcaatggcaccatcaacatggtatgctcaattgcaatctcaactctttatcacaacttcgcacaactaaccagcaagtgcactgggtcatccaagtaataaaccttacgcgagtaagggtcgatcccacggagattgttggtatgaagcaagctatggtcaccttgtaaatcttagtcaggcagattcaaatggttatggatgatatatgaataaagcataaaataaggatagagatacttatgtaattcattggtgagaattttagataagcgtatggagatgctttgtcccttctgtctctctgctttcctactgccttcatccaatccttcttactcctttccatggcaagctgtatgttgggcatcaccgttgtcagtggctacaatcccgtcctctcagtgaaaatgttcaacgcaccctgttacggcacggctaatcatctgtcggttctcaatcaggttggaatagaatccattgattcttttgcgtctgtcactaacgcccagccttcaggagtttgaagctcgtcacagtcattcaatcattgaatcctactcagaataccacagacaaggtttagaccttccggattctcttgaatgccgccatcaattctagcttataccacgaagattccgattaagggatccaagagatatccactcaatctaaggtagaacggaggtggttgtcaggcacacgttcataggtgagaatgatgatgagtgtcacggatcatcacattcatcaagttgaagaacaagtgatatcttagaacaagaacaagctgaattgaatagaagaacaatagtaattgcattaatactcaaggtacagcagagctccacaccttaatctatggtgtgtagaaactccaccgttgaaaatacataagaacaaggtctaggcatggccgaatggccagcctcccaatgatctaagaactagatgtccaaagatgatcctcagatcgaaaaatgatccaaagatgaaaatacaatagcaaaaaggtcctatatgtagagaactagtagcctagggtttacagagatgagtaaatgacataaaaatccacttccgggcccacttggtgtgtgcttgggctgagcattgaagcattttcgtgttgagacttctcttggagttaaacgccagtttttatgccagtttgggcgtttaactcccattcttgtgccagttccggcgttgcTGGGCAGTTttaagctgatttggaatgtcggtttgggccatcaaatcttgggcaaagtatagactattatacattgctggaaagcccaggatgtctacttttcaacgccgttgagagcgcgtcaattgggcaTCTGTAGCTCTacaaaatccacttcaagtgtagggaggtcagaatccaacagcatttacagtccttttcagcctctgaatcagatttttgctcaggtccctcaatttcagccagaaaatacctgaaatcacagaaaaacacacaaactcatagtaaagtatagaaaagttaattttaactaaaaactaataaaaatataataaaaactaactaaaacatactaaaaacaatgccaaaaagcgtacaaattatccgttcatcatGGAGACTGGTCTAACTCTACCAGCTACTACTTTTCTTCCCTTATGCTATTTAGATGAAGCTTTCTCTATTGTTATTACAATCGTATGCTTTCTGTTGTTATAAATAACAAATCACCTTATGAACTCTTATTTCATCATGCTTTAAACTATGGTTTTCTTAAGGTGCTTGGTTGTTTATGCTATCTTAACATGAGACCTTGCAATCAACACAAACTTGAGTTAAGATCTCAACCTTATTTGTTTCTTCGTTACTCTACAAATAAAAAAGGTTACAAATGCTTATGTGCAAATGGCAAACTCATAATTTCTAGGGATGTTATATTTCATgagaataaatttttatttatgacactatttaaaaaaaatctgacAATCACTTTTTTTTCTAGCACATATATTGTTTCTGAACTCTTACCTACTATCCCAGTTCTCCCCTTCTCATATAGATCCTCATAATCATATTAACGCATTTGTTTACTCTAACAATCACCATTCAAAAGAATCATATAATTCTAATTATCTACCAGATTCCTCATCTTTAGATAACAGTACATCTCTTAGAAATACTTTACCTCAACAGCAACAACAAATTTGTCCTACACATGCTGATAATCTAATACCTATCCCAAAATATTGAGATCAACTTACCTTTTACGTCATCATCTTGTAACTTAAATCCTACCACAAATCAAAATTTACATTCAATGAAGACAAGGTCTAAAACTGGAGCCTTGCAACTAAAGGCACTATATGTTACTTCATCTGATGAAGATTTAGGCCGTTCCCATCAAATTTCCAAGTCTGTTTAAATTTCTTTAAAACTACCAAAATGGAAAGAGGCTATGATGGTTGGATATCAAGCTTTCTTACATCACAAGACATGGGCCTTACTGAAATTTTCCCCGAATGAAAAAGTCATCAGCTGCAAAATGAATTTTACTCTAAAAAAGAATGCTCAAGGAAAAGTTGCAAGTCAAAAAGTCAGGCTTTCTAAAGGTTATACTCAAATGGCTGGGGTAGACTTTGATCAAGTCTTCTCACCAGTTATAAAACTTGTAACAATTAGGATCATACTAACTAGCTTTGTCTAATGGATGAAAGGTAAAACAGTATGATTTTCCCAATGCCTTCTTAAATGGCACTTTATACGAAATAATATACATGATCTAACCACCTATTTTTGTTCATAATAATATACATGGCACCAAGTCAGATCCTTCTCTCTTTACAAGGTTCACTCTAAATTTAGTAATGTATATTTTCATTTATGTAGATGATATGTTAGTAATGAATCTAAGATTTCCACCGTCTTAAATAGATTGCATTCCACCTTTTTTCTTAAATACAtaagagatttgatttttttttaggtATTAAAGCTATAGTTCACTTTGATTATTTAATCCCATTGAAtcaaaataaatacattaaagaACTTCTCACAAGAGCTAGAATGCAAGAAGCAAAACCAGTAATTACTCATATGGTTAGTAAATCTAAATTGACTACAAATATAGGAACTCCATTTGAAGACCCCTCTCTTTGCAGATCAATCATTGGGGGATTGTAGTATATAACAATTACTAGACCAGACATCTCCTTCTCAGTAAATAAGTTGAGTAAATTCATGGCAAATCCAAGTCAAGATCACTGAATAACAACAAAATGAGTTCTTAGATATTTGGCAGATACTTATAATTTAACTCTTCAATTTCATAAGACTAATAAACTTCGTTTAACTTCCTTTTCAGAATCATATTGGACAACAGATGTAGATGATTATCGTGCAATCATTGGGTATGTGTTTACTATGGATCGAACTTAATTTCATGGAAATGCACAAAGAAATCCATTGTAACTAGGAGCTCTACAGAGGCTGAATTTAGAGTTCTAACAACAGTGTTCTCATAATTATTTGGATTCAAATGTTACTGTCAGAATTTCATCAATCAAGCACCACTTTTCCTATTATTTTTTGTGACAATATGTCTACTATCCTTATAGCTTACAATTTAATTCTTCATGATAGGACCAAACACTTTTGAGctaaacttatttttttaaggGATCAAGTAATGCAAGCTATTGTTGCTATAGCACATGTTCCAGGCACTAAGTAAGTTCCAGATATTCTAACAAAACCATTAATTGCATTTCTGTTTGACAAGTTCAGGGACAAACACAAGTTGTCTATACAACCTCCTTGAATTTGAGGGGGGATCTTAGGCTATATATATAGGGCTGGCAATATATATCCTACCCGTGGATACTTAACCTGAACAGTTCGGGTAGGGTGGTCTACCCACCCCGTTGCGGGTAGGATAGGGTGTGGTGCGAGTTTGCCTGTGAGTAGGGTAGAGTACGGGTTCAGGTATACCCTATCCTACCCTACCCACACccctaatatattatataatatatatgtaaaagttATGTATGTAGTGAAGAAAGTGAGTGTTGAACTCACAATCTTCTTCTtatatgaatttaaaataactactaaactagttgatgattatattatttgtaattttatgttgaatttctttaaagattttattgtttttaattttaatttgaacttagttttttattttctattttattaatatgtatgaaatttagaatgactaaattttatatttgtttaaaaactttttatttttctgcggTAAGGTAGGATTCAGAATTTTAGGGTGCAGATAGGATTAAGGTTGAGAAATTCTTAACCCACAAGTAAAGTAaggtaaaattttaaaaaaatttcaatttgcGAATAGAGTTAGGATCCTACCCTACCCATTGCTAACTCTATATATATAGAAGTATGGTACAACAAGGCAGTTAGAATGCTAACTAACATATCTATATATAGCAGCAACTATAATGTGTAAAACACTCTTATCATTCAATACAGTTTCTCATTCCTAATACAACTACTCTTCTTTCtcattctatttttttctttctttctttattattGAATATCTTATAATAATGATGACAGAGATATTGGTCCAAagtaatttataatattttttctgtttcaaagtatacaataaaaattttactaagagaatataagatataatttatatttatcttttatacataaatatcattatatataattattcataattCCTATAAAAAGGGAGGTAAGTAAAAAAGACAAAGAAGAAAATACAAAAcagtatattaatattattttatcacTAAATCTTccaaattagaaataaaattaaacacgtaaaaaatataatttaaatattgaaaagactcaacatatataaagagttatgaaaaattaatttgtatgagataaaaatgataaaattcacaataaaaatttataaaaacataaataaataggaacaaaaaaaatagagcacaataacaaataataatattttatagtttataaaAAAGGTAGAAATATTGCATCAtagaaggaaaaaaagtatTATCGAATGAAATAACTATTGGTAAAAGAATGAGATTCTCTTCTAGCATATATCACCTTTTACGTGAATAAGTTATGAAATACAGAAATaggtaaagaaaaaaaatgaataaaattgtattttttttaataaattgaaGAAATATTCGCGACCATATAATTGATGGTGGACATATAACTATTAGACAATAAATTACaagaaaatattaataaaaatattagatttgatattaaaataaaagagaaatttaaaaaatgaataaaaatctaaaaattgaaataaaaacatttaggatcaaggaaagaaataaagaaaaacttttgataaataacaaaatattaacgtgacaataaattgaattaactaaattaaataattgatataataaattaaGTATGAATCTTTGGCTcaataaaataagttaaataaataaaacacatCTTACAAATATGCCATGTAAAAAttataacatttttaaaaactaataatcaaaatacataacatgaaaaaattaatacaaattaaaataaaattaatttatttatttaagtcaaatcaaataattaatataattgattagTTATAGTAATAtagtcaaataaaatattaaataatttaatatctatctcaatcaaattaaataaatgatTAATTATGACACTCTTAAAAATcattaatcaaaatatatatataaaaaaatgaatgtaaactaaaataaaatcaatttatttaattcagttagatcaaataattaatataatttattagttataattaatgtggtcaaacaaaatattaaatattttatctcaatcaaattaaataaataaataattaattaacgtATTTAAatgaatcaaattaaataaattaaaaaatatcttaaaaaaatataccaTGTCAGTTATGCTGTTAATTGAAGAAactcaattttaatattataaaataataataataatatagtaatgttaaaataattagCTTTTAATCTTAAGTTTCTCAATTGGCATGCAATAATTATGTGATTCCATTTTTAAAATGGTATTTCTTGTATACGATTTTTTAAGTTATGTTATATTTGTTTATAGTTATgtgaaatttaattatttttatttatttatttagtatattttaaattgaagacaatgaatataaatataatcaataaatatattatttatatactatttattaaatacattttaataatttcagTTAATATAATACATtctcatattttttataaaatacattaattatatttatatatatatataactttattttaatgtattttttatattttaatattgatttgAGTGCGTGTGGTTAATTTTACGGCTAATATGTGAGTTGTCACTCGTGTTGATAAAGATCCCAGTATACAGATtgttaaaaatttgaaaattcaaCTCTTTTTAGCATATAGTACAACTTATAATTggtaataaataaattttaagatGATAGACACCAAATGCTGACGTTGACATTAACAATCTTGAGTCGGATCGAGATTACAAGTTACTTAGAATAGTATGATTCTAAATTTATTAtccatatcttttttttttcgttgaGGACTTAAAGATTCCAAATTTTCCATCAAGGACTTTTTGTTGAAGTATATAAACCCTTGTCGTATAAGGATTTTGGCATAGCAATTTCATTCgaaatttctttttctttacctattgctttttaataattttctcCAGTACATTTTGTCTTTCATTACAACAAAATGGCTACTACCCTAGTTGGCCAATCTGCCCTTGGTATGATTAAATTTTCTTCTTAACATAgcctttattttattatttctattcgGTTTCTATTCATTCAGAAGTAGCGTTTGTAACATTGTGACATGTTTTTAGGGTCACAATTTGATGAGAAGAATGTGCACAATCATGTCACTAAGGATACAAACGACGTTACGTTGAACGGCGTGTCACATAATGGATTTACAGCACCAGAAATTAATTCATTTGGCCACTCTTTTAGGTATCAACTTCATTTTAGATTCTCTCATTTATCTTTAATTATTGATCCACTACACCAAAACTGAAATATTGCGGCAGTTTTGAAATGTTTTCACAGATATCCGTCGCATCAACcttcattaaataaaatttagtgaCGGTTTTAAAAAATTGTCGTAAAAAAACTGCCTCTATATGTAAGATTTGGTGTAATGATCATGAATGAAGGTTTATGTTTTAGAGCTTATGTTTTATGGGGTTTGGCAGGGCTTATGATGCTGAAAGTGAAAGACAAAAAGGTGTAGAAGAATTCTATAGATTGCAGCACATAAACCAAACATATGACTTTGTAAgcaaacttttttttattcaaaatcaTTTATCTATCTATGCTTTCTAAGCAATGTCATCGGACTCATGAATATATAATGCTATAACAGGTGAAGAAAATGAGGGAGAACTATGAAAAATTGAATAGAGCAGAAATGAGCATATGGGAATGTTGTGAGCTGCTAAATCAAGTAGTGGACGATAGTGATCCTGATTTGGATGAACCTCAAATTCAACATTTGTTGCAATCTGCTGAAGCCATTAGAAAAGACTATCCTAATGAAGATTGGTTGCATTTGACCGCACTCATTCATGGTATATGCATATTCATTTAGTATACATAAAGCTTGTCTAAAAGAGAAACTAAAATACTTAATAGATTATAAACCAACTTAAATTAGTAAAACGATCAACTTATTTGTCTGCCTAAAATGTAGTAGAAGTTCAAATCCCATCttatatatgtaataatttattGGCTAGTGACATACTCTTAAATAAAGCTTTAATCTATAGTAAATTAATCCTTGACCTACCAAATTGTGAAAACTAtggaaaataaaacaagaaagactttatcataatcataatattcttattttatttaatatgatGAAACCTAAACGTCTTTTATTTATTGAGAGACACAACATATCTTAGATTATGATGAGGAGTTAACAAATGATTGTATGTGTTGACTTATTTTAGATCTTGGAaagattcttcttcttcctcaattCGGAGAGCTTCCTCAATGGGCGGTTGTTGGTGAGAACTTTCACTCAACCATAtttacataattaattttttcattccTATTAATTAGTGTAACTTTAAATTCAACATTCTACTAAATGATTATAACAAATACATATTTGAAGGAGATACATTTCCTGTTGGTTGTGCTTTTGACGAAGCAAACATTCACCACAAGGTAAACAAGTTGTTTATTATACATAACTTTTAATGGTTTGATGAGTTTCTTATCTTAAATTAGCAACTAATTAAAGTTTCTTTCACGTTGTAGTTTTTTAAGGAGAACCCAGATATAAAAAACCCTGCTTATAACACTAAAGATGGAATCTACACCAATGGATGTGGACTTGAAAATGTAATGATGTCATGGGGACATGATGACTATATGTATTTGGTAAGTCTATATTCAGTTCTTTACATAAACACAATGATTTTCaatgattatatatatttattttcaattgaaaaaaatgttagttttattttaaaaattcttcttttttggaatatttatgatttaagatttatattttaggatctatgatttaggtttagaatttaaaataaataaaaaaattaaaaaaattgaaaaaaattccAAACATTATTATATGTcattttgataataatttaatttgctcttttatgtattatttgaacTTTGGATTTGCTAAATAGCACACTTTTGTATCTTTAGGTTGCTAAGGAAAATGGTTGCACTCTACTTTCAGCAGGATTATTCATCATTAGATATCATTCTTTCTATCGTAAGCTTTTTCATCATGCGCTATATATCCATCTATAAAAATTTTGCATAATGATGTATAATCTTGTATTGCAGCTTTACATAAGGAAGGTGCATACTCTCATCTCATGAATGATGAAGATCGTGAGAACCTAAAATGGCTCCATATTTTTAAGTAAGTTCGTGTTTAACTTAAATGTATCTTTTTTTTCACATATTCTTATGCTTCTTGTTAATTATATCACGAACAATATCATATGagtaacaaaatttattatttttttattaacgtTTAGCTAACATTAAactataaatactaaattataaatcataaatatgatCCAAAATATTAAGCTCTAATATTTCTCATATATCACTCGTAATTTTGTGTAGCAAATATGATCTGTATAGCAAGAGTAAAGTGTTAGTTGACGTTGAAAAAGTTAAGCCATACTATCAATCCCTCATTGAGAAGGTGAGACcaaattttatagtttttttatcttaatttaataTTCTGTGTTTTAGTTTAACGATTTGGGgttcttattcttttattatgACATGTTTTGCAGTATTTTCCGGCAAAGCTTAAATGGTGAATGGTGAAGCCTCGCAATATATATAGAATGGTGTGCACAGAGAGTTGAGTTGTTTCTTCCTGGCAAGCATGttacataatttatttttagttgatCAATTCGTTGCATTTCTTGTCTTTTTAAGTTGCATTTGCAAGGATGTAAATTCATGTAATAAATGCATTATGTATTTGTATATTgcaaacaaataaatatatacTACTAAATATTTCTTTCAAACGTTCGTTCGCAGTTTCTATtcctaattttaatattttaatatttgtacgaaggttgcgagaaccgaattatccgctcatcacaataccaaacttaaattgttgcttgtccccaagcaactgaaaatcaaattggataaaaagaagagaatatactataaatcccaaaatatcaatgaatattagttctaattagatgagcgagacttgtagctttttgtttctgaacagttttgtcatctcactttatcctttgaagtttagaatgattgacATCTATAAAAAATTCAgggttcagatagtgttattaattctcctagttaagtatgttgactcttgaacacagctacttttatgagtcttggccgtggccctaagcactttgttttccagtattaccaccggatacataaataccacagacacatgactgggtaaaccttttcagattgtgactcagctttgctaaagttccCAGTTAGAgctgtccagagctcttaagcacactctttttgttttggatcacgactttaaccactcagtctcaagcttttcacttggacctgcatgccacaagcacatggttagggatagcttgatttagccgcttaggcctgtattttatttcttgggccctcctatccattgatgctcaaagccttggatcctttttacccttgccttttggttttaagggctattggctttttctgcttgctttttctttttctttctctttttttttgatcttttttttcgcaagctttgttctttactgatttttcttgctttaagaatcagttttatgatttttcagattatcaataacatttctctttttcatcattctttcaagagccaacaattttaacattaataaacaacaagataaaaaatatgcattgttcaagcattcattcagaaaacaaaaagtattgtcaccacatcaatataattaaactaaattcaaggatggattcgaaactcatgtacttcttgttcttttgtattaaaaatatttttcatttaagagaggtgaaggattcatggaattattcatagccttaagacatagttactaaacactaatgatcatgtaataaagactcaaaacataaacaaacatgaagcttaaaaccgaaaaatagagaaataagaacaaggaagttaaggaatgagtccaccttagtgatggtggcgtcttcttcttgaaggaccaatgatgtccttgggctcctctatgtctcttccttgcctttgttgctcctccctcatagctctttgatcttctctaatctcatggagaatgatggagtgctcttggtgctccacccttaattggtccatgttataactcaagtcttctagagaagtgttgagttgttcccaatagttgtttggaggaaaatgcatcccttaaggcatctcagggattccttgatgatgagcttcctcatgtgtctcttgagatccatgaatgggctctcttgtttgctccatcctcttcttagtgatgggcttgtcctcttcaataaggatgtctccttctatgataactccagctgagtagcatagatggcaaatgagatgaggaaaagctagccttgccaaggtgtaGGGCTTTTCgactactttgtagagttctagaaagatgacttcatgaacttctacttcctctccaatcatgatgctatggatcatgatggcccgatccacagtaacttcggatcggttgctagtggggatgatggagcattggatgaactccaaccatcctctagccacaggcttaaggtccagtcttctcaattgaactggcttgcctttagAGTCTCTCTTCtattgagctccttcaacacatatgtccataaggacttggtccaacctttgatcaaagttgacccttctagtgtaggggcgtgcatcttcttgcatcataggcaagttgaatgccaaccttacatttttcggactgaaatctaagcatttctcccgaaccattgtaagataattctttggattcgggtttatactttgatcatggtttatactcatttttcttgagcatgaaagggacctcagggattaccttcttcttggccacaactttatagaagtggttttgatggacctttgagatgaatctctccatcttccatgactcggaggtggaagcttttgtcttccctttcctctttctagaggtttctccggccttaggtgccataagtggttatgaaaaaacaaaaaagctatgcttttaccacaccaaacttagaatgttgctcaccctcaagcaaaagaagaaagaatagaagaagaagaagaagatatggaggagagggagagagatgtgttttcggccaagggggagaagagagggtggtgttgtgtgagaatgaagaaagatggaggggtttatatagtggagggagaggggtttggttcggccatttagggggtttgggtgggaaagagattttgaatttgaaggtaggtgggatttatggggaagagtggatggatgctagtggtgaagaggtgatggggaagagagattgaggtgattggtgaagggttttttttggggggaagagtgttattggattgtgtgaagaagatagagggtgagttgaggtaggtggggatcctgtggggtccacagatcctgaagtgtcaaggatttatcattcctgcaccaattaggcgtgtaaaacgccctctgcatgcaatcttGGCATTTAACGGCAggttgatgcttgtttctggcattaaacgccagctcaatgcttgttttgggcgttcaacgccaatctgcagcatgtttctggcattgaacgccagttccatgcttgtttctggtgtttaacgccagctctcctcagggtgtaatcctggtgtttaaacaccagactgctgcttgtttctagcgttcaatgctagattcatgctctgttctagcgttgaacgccagccagatgctccttactagtgtttaaatgccagtaagctcttcctccaaggtgtgctgtttcctttgctatttttgattttgtttttaattttagtatttgttttgtgactccacatgatcatgaacctaataaaacataaaagaacaataaaaatatagataaataaaaattgggttgcctcccaataagcgcttctttaatgtcaatagcttgacagtaagCTCTCATGGAGCTCACAGAtcatcagagcattgttgggaccttccaacaccaaacttagagtttgaatgtgggggttcaacaccaaacttagagtttggttgtggcctcccaacaccaaacttagagtttgattgtgggggctttgtttgactctgtattgagagaagcttttcatgcttcctctccatgtttacagaaggataaccttgagctttaaacacaaggtagtccccattcaattaagggactagttcacctctgtcaacatcaatcacagcttctgctgtggctaggaagggtcttcccaggatgatgcattcatcttcctccttcctagtgtctaggattataaaatcagcagggatgtaagggcctttaaccttcactaacacgtcctctaccaatcaataagcttgttttattgacttgtctgccatctctaatgagattcttgtagcttgtacctcaaagatccccagcttctccattacagagagtggcataagatttatacctgaccccaggtcacacagagccttctcaaaagtcatggtgcccatggtacagggtattaaaaatttaccaggatcttg
The Arachis stenosperma cultivar V10309 chromosome 7, arast.V10309.gnm1.PFL2, whole genome shotgun sequence genome window above contains:
- the LOC130939964 gene encoding inositol oxygenase 2-like, which encodes MATTLVGQSALGSQFDEKNVHNHVTKDTNDVTLNGVSHNGFTAPEINSFGHSFRAYDAESERQKGVEEFYRLQHINQTYDFVKKMRENYEKLNRAEMSIWECCELLNQVVDDSDPDLDEPQIQHLLQSAEAIRKDYPNEDWLHLTALIHDLGKILLLPQFGELPQWAVVGDTFPVGCAFDEANIHHKFFKENPDIKNPAYNTKDGIYTNGCGLENVMMSWGHDDYMYLVAKENGCTLLSAGLFIIRYHSFYPLHKEGAYSHLMNDEDRENLKWLHIFNKYDLYSKSKVLVDVEKVKPYYQSLIEKYFPAKLKW